A region of Fusobacterium varium DNA encodes the following proteins:
- a CDS encoding IS66 family transposase zinc-finger binding domain-containing protein, producing MGHKGSTLEKVDNPDFIVELPNDICPHCAANLKDVKVEEVKTRQVFDIPEIKINVTEYQAHLKTCPHCNKKSISEFPENVTH from the coding sequence ATCGGTCATAAAGGTTCTACTCTTGAAAAAGTTGATAATCCTGATTTTATTGTTGAACTTCCTAATGATATTTGCCCTCATTGTGCTGCTAATTTAAAAGATGTTAAAGTAGAGGAAGTTAAAACTCGTCAAGTTTTTGATATTCCTGAAATTAAAATTAATGTTACTGAATATCAGGCGCATTTAAAAACTTGTCCACATTGCAATAAAAAATCAATATCTGAATTTCCTGAAAATGTTACCCATA